From Haliotis asinina isolate JCU_RB_2024 chromosome 8, JCU_Hal_asi_v2, whole genome shotgun sequence, a single genomic window includes:
- the LOC137294992 gene encoding dimethyladenosine transferase 2, mitochondrial-like: MSQCQIGGSLFYCFDTQENAGSVHKDQGMHLCINCSRFLRLTQATPKELNAFSVPKHLGARKCTNDGTYRPAIPRKHAEAVPKHRSLLHAEDVPSKEKVLSSHEVLAGKTVTRSSHYIIDRDIARAIATAVYQNQPSESCLLVEANPGPGILTRAFFDAGFQHIVAVESKQEFQPYMQTIEKTVGPDKLKYFDFDPFILWRRDMITNKYDATYKEVENSIAQYIISRLETDVPVSVFGVLSKNKEYPFLSYLSKTFALGEGLFSVRPRNWFLFVSAKMYLQLKICRGDVWSSVFYNKVAVILYSFFDFKLVMELEHNKFAPPFRKKIKKVTRLYPECDVNTKYLVQLSVKPNVEQILPPSEITTFAMFLKQLLFRRNDRFIPRMEQLIPGCGLHLIQARFSMMQLVMDLTPAQLLQVFKSLLTWPEYPDSPLSFILTERSEVDIDEEEVKDKLKEEEDKLKYEDIAFEGSRVVHGGD, from the exons ATGTCTCAATGTCAAATCGGCGGGAGCTTGTTTTACTGTTTTGACACTCAGGAAAACGCAGGAAGTGTTCATAAAGACCAGGGCATGCACCTTTGTATCAACTGTTCCCGCTTTCTACGGCTTACGCAAGCAACCCCAAAAGAACTTAATGCTTTCTCTGTTCCAAAGCATTTAGGTGCAAGAAAATGTACAAATGATGGAACTTACCGACCTGCCATACCCAGAAAACATGCGGAGGCGGTGCCTAAACATCGGTCTTTGCTACACGCAGAAGATGTGCCCAGCAAGGAAAAAGTCCTGTCCAGTCATGAGGTGTTAGCGGGAAAAACTGTTACTCGTTCAAGTCATTACATCATTGACAGAGATATTGCAA GGGCAATAGCTACAGCGGTGTACCAAAACCAGCCATCCGAAAGTTGTCTCCTTGTCGAGGCAAATCCTG GGCCGGGGATATTGACAAGGGCATTCTTTGATGCAGGGTTTCAGCACATTGTAGCTGTAGAGAGCAAACAAGAGTTCCAGCCATACATGCAG ACAATAGAGAAGACAGTGGGCCCAGACAAACTCAAGTATTTCGACTTTGATCCCTTCATCTTGTGGAGGCGGGACATGATCACAAACAAGTATGATGCCACATACAAGGAAGTAGAAAACAGCATTGCCCAGTACATAATATCCAGGTTGGAGACAG ACGTTCCTGTCAGTGTGTTCGGTGTTTTGAGTAAAAACAAGGAGTATCCCTTCCTCTCCTACCTGTCTAAGACCTTTGCCTTGGGGGAAGGACTGTTCTCTGTCAGGCCAAGGAACTGGTTCTTGTTTGTATCTGCCAAAATGTATCTG CAACTGAAAATTTGTCGGGGTGATGTTTGGTCGTCTGTCTTCTACAACAAAGTGGCTGTCATCCTTTACAGTTTCTTTGACTTCAAGTTGGTGATGGAG CTTGAACACAACAAATTTGCACCCCCATTCAGAAAGAAAATCAAGAAAGTG acccgGCTATACCCCGAGTGTGATGTCAACACAAAGTACCTTGTGCAGCTGTCAGTGAAGCCAAACGTAGAACAGATTCTTCCTCCCAGTGAGATCACCACCTTTGCCATGTTCCTGAAACAGCTGCTGTTCAGGAGGAATGACAGGTTCATCCCTCGAATGGA ACAACTGATCCCTGGGTGTGGGCTGCACCTGATCCAGGCCAGGTTCTCCATGATGCAGCTAGTGATGGACCTGACTCCTGCACAGCTGCTGCAGGTCTTCAAG TCACTTCTCACCTGGCCAGAGTATCCAGACTCTCCCCTGTCCTTCATCTTGACAGAGAGGTCAGAGGTCGACATTGATGAGGAAGAGGTCAAGGACAAATTAAAAGAGGAGGAGGACAAGTTGAAATATGAAGATATTGCATTTGAAGGCAGCAGGGTGGTCCATGGTGGTGACTGA